From the Platichthys flesus chromosome 6, fPlaFle2.1, whole genome shotgun sequence genome, one window contains:
- the ifitm5 gene encoding interferon-induced transmembrane protein 5: MDNHSYNFPSDCTPLTNCKSARKPGGSTVVNMGNAGKSPPRDYLLWSLCNTLYVNFCCLGFMALIYSIKARDQKTQGNLQLAQECSDKAKWYNILAAGWNMLIPLLAVVILVLLLVHLGSSQGSFDFLGEDGLKNFFKLFSW, translated from the exons ATGGACAACCATTCATACAACTTCCCCTCTGACTGCACCCCGCTCACCAACTGCAAGTCTGCCCGTAAGCCGGGTGGATCCACCGTGGTGAACATGGGCAACGCTGGCAAGAGTCCTCCCCGGGACTATCTCCTCTGGTCACTGTGCAACACCTTGTACGTAAACTTCTGCTGCCTGGGATTCATGGCTCTCATCTACTCCATCAAG gccagGGACCAGAAGACCCAGGGTAACCTGCAGCTTGCCCAGGAGTGCTCGGACAAAGCCAAGTGGTACAACATCCTGGCGGCCGGCTGGAACATGCTGATCCCTCTCCTGGCCGTCgtcatcctcgtcctcctgctcgTCCACCTGGGCTCGTCCCAGGGCTCGTTTGACTTCCTCGGAGAGGATGGCCTCAAAAACTTCTTCAAACTTTTCAGCTGGTAG
- the cat gene encoding catalase has translation MAENREKTTDQMKMWQQGRAQQKPDTLTTGAGHPVGDKMNLQTAGPRGPLLVQDVVFTDEMAHFDRERIPERVVHAKGAGAFGYLEVTHDITRYSKAKVFEHVGKTTPIAIRFSTVAGESGSADTVRDPRGFAIKFYTEEGNWDLTGNNTPIFFIRDALLFPSFIHSQKRNPQTHMKDPDMVWDFWSLRPESLHQVTFLFSDRGLPDGHRHMNGYGSHTFKLVNADAEVVYCKFHFKTDQGIKNLLVEEADRLASTNPDYAIGDLFNAIANGNFPSWTFYIQVMTFEQAEKFEFNPFDLTKVWSHKDYPLIPVGKLVLNRNPVNYFAEVEQLAFDPSNMPPGIEASPDKMLQGRLFSYPDTHRHRLGANYLQIPVNCPFRTRVANYQRDGPMCMFDNQGGAPNYYPNSFSAPETQPHCVECKFKVSPDVDRYNSDDEDNVTQVRTFYTQVLNEEERQRLCQNMAGALKGAQHFIQSRMVENLKAVHPDYGNRVQTLLNKHNAEAKKNSAVHVYSRPGASAIAAASKM, from the exons ATGGcggagaacagagagaaaaccaCGGACCAGATGAAGATGTGGCAGCAGGGCAGAGCCCAGCAG aAGCCAGACACACTGACTACAGGAGCTGGTCATCCTGTTGGAGACAAGATGAACCTGCAGACTGCAGGACCTAGGGGCCCCCTGCTGGTCCAGGATGTGGTCTTCACCGATGAGATGGCCCACTTTGACCGGGAGAGAATCCCAGAGAGAGTGGTGCACGCCAAAGGTGCAG GGGCCTTTGGCTACTTGGAGGTGACTCATGACATTACCCGCTACTCTAAGGCCAAGGTGTTTGAGCATGTCGGAAAGACGACACCTATCGCTATTCGCTTCTCCACTGTCG ctgGGGAGTCGGGATCAGCAGATACAGTGCGAGACCCCCGGGGCTTTGCTATCAAGTTTTACACTGAGGAGGGCAACTGGGACCTGACAGGCAACAACACCCCAATTTTCTTTATCAGAGACGCCCTGCTG TTCCCGTCCTTCATCCACTCCCAGAAGCGCAACCCCCAAACCCACATGAAAGACCCTGACATGGTGTGGGACTTCTGGAGCCTGAGGCCTGAGAGTCTGCATCAG GTGACTTTCCTGTTCAGTGATCGAGGTTTGCCTGATGGCCATCGTCACATGAACGGCTACGGCTCCCACACCTTCAAACTGGTCAATGCTGACGCAGAGGTTGTCTACTGCAAGTTCCACTTCAAG ACTGATCAAGGAATTAAGAATCTGTTGGTGGAGGAGGCAGACCGACTGGCATCCACCAACCCAGATTATGCTATTGGAGACCTGTTTAATGCCATCGCCAATGGCAACTTCCCATCCTGGACCTTCTACATCCAGGTTATGACCTTTGAGCAGGCGGAGAAGTTCGAGTTCAATCCTTTCGATCTTACTAAG GTTTGGTCGCATAAAGATTACCCCTTGATCCCCGTGGGCAAATTGGTTCTCAACAGGAACCCAGTCAACTACTttgcagaggtggagcagctggccTTCGACCCCAGTAACATGCCACCAGGCATTGAAGCCAGCCCCGACAAGATGCTGCAG GGTCGTCTCTTCTCTTACCCAGACACACACCGACATCGGCTCGGAGCCAACTACCTGCAGATCCCCGTCAACTGTCCCTTCAGGACACGTGTGGCCAACTACCAGCGTGATGGTCCAATGTGTATGTTTGACAACCAAG GTGGCGCTCCAAACTACTATCCCAACAGCTTCAGTGCCCCAGAGACCCAGCCTCACTGTGTGGAGTGCAAGTTTAAGGTGTCTCCAGATGTGGACCGTTACAACAGTGACGACGAAGATAATGTTACACAG gTTCGCACCTTCTACACCCAGGTGCTgaatgaagaggagcgtcagagACTTTGCCAGAACATGGCCGGGGCCCTGAAGGGAGCGCAGCACTTCATCCAGAGCCGCATG GTGGAGAACTTGAAGGCCGTCCATCCAGACTATGGAAACAGGGTTCAGACTCTTCTCAACAAGCACAATGCAGAGGCTAAGAAG AACTCAGCTGTGCATGTTTACAGCCGTCCAGGTGCCTCAGCTATTGCTGCCGCCTCCAAGATGTGA
- the LOC133955204 gene encoding uncharacterized oxidoreductase YjmC-like — protein sequence MSRCLISQLEVQGFIERCMTAVGTKPHHARSLAEVLVEGDHRGHYSHGLNRMDMYVKDIKTGICAKDGEPVIEKESVATALVDGKNLLGPVVGNFCMNLAVKKAKEVGIGWVVAHGSNHYGIAGYYAMQALKENMIGMSFTNTSPLVVPSRAKECTLGTNPISVAAPSKDGDSFVLDMATSAVALGKVELHERRGDTIPEGWGCDAQGKLTTDPKRVLDGGGLVPVGGSEATGGYKGYGLGMMVEVFCGILAGAKYSKHVRTWKVTDRVADLGQCFVAINPENFADGFNDRMADLLSIQRGLDPAEAESPVLAAGDPERMNMKKCEEMGGIPYHINVVNYMNECAQKIGVSPLLPCDKLLPDQ from the exons ATGAGCAG gtgTCTGATCAGCCAGTTGGAGGTGCAGGGCTTCATTGAGAGATGTATGACGGCTGTTGGCACCAAGCCGCATCATGCCCGTAGCCTGGCTGAGGTGCTGGTGGAAGGAGACCACAGAGGCCACTATAGCCATGGGCTCAACAGGATGG ACATGTATGTGAAGGACATCAAGACAGGGATCTGTGCCAAGGACGGTGAGCCTGTGATCGAGAAGGAAAGCGTGGCCACGGCACTGGTGGATGGGAAGAATCTCCTGGGTCCTGTGGTGGGAAACTTCTGTATGAATCTGGCCGTAAAGAAAGCCAAGGAAGTCGGCATTGGCTGGGTGGTGGCACATG GTTCCAATCATTATGGTATTGCTGGATACTATGCAATGCAAGCTCTGAAGGAAAACATGATT GGCATGTCCTTTACCAATACATCCCCACTGGTGGTTCCTTCACGCGCTAAAGAG TGCACTCTGGGCACCAACCCCATCAGTGTGGCAGCTCCTTCCAAAGATGGAGACAGCTTTGTTCTGGATATGGCCACATCCGCCGTGGCACTCGGAAAG GTGGAGCTGCATGAGCGTCGTGGAGACACCATTCCCGAGGGCTGGGGCTGTGACGCTCAGGGAAAGCTGACAACAGATCCCAAGAGAGTCCTCGATGGAGGAGGACTGGTGCCCGTCGGCGGCAGTGAAGCCACAG gaGGATATAAAGGCTACGGCTTGGGAATGATGGTGGAGGTGTTCTGTGGTATCTTGGCCGGTGCCAAGTACAGCAAACATGTCCGCACTTGGAAAGTAACGGATCGTGTTGCAGACCTG GGTCAGTGTTTTGTGGCGATCAACCCGGAGAACTTTGCTGATGGTTTTAACGACAGAATGGCTGACCTGCTCTCCATCCAGAGAGGCCTGGACCCC GCTGAGGCAGAGAGTCCTGTCCTGGCTGCTGGAGATCCAGAGAGGATGAATATGAAGAAGTGTGAAGAGATGGGTGGGATTCCTTACCACATCAATGTTGTCAACTACATG AATGAATGTGCGCAGAAAATCGGCGTCAGCCCGCTGCTGCCATGTGACAAGCTCCTCCCCGATCAATAA